The following coding sequences lie in one Synechococcus sp. PCC 7336 genomic window:
- the pglZ gene encoding BREX-2 system phosphatase PglZ: protein MISAPTFSQIKAQVTAILQRSPNSQVIGIHAQGRWTGDRQQFDGDRCYSIDRCDSPLAMRIALQKGHREREADGTCKHAVQVLVTPLAEQDLAEDILMRLAKQRLFAIDPWQIVKSLFRATNIDPRLIPHQWIPEALMEWMPANRYSPVMGGFLDAEIVWPLLLQQSLHLQANRPDLVAILQWSANPDHVARYQQASEEFQSAACKWLIGLAGSTTETILHCVAHNPRPDALPLGLAAEVMYHPATQNKLDKAIGKLEERFLAGLAPQPSAMQIWSTAAQKALKLLPTDAQQAAIQRSDAILTEIGAEDFAYLSTVSEQGLNQHLTNLSQYLFALIERPTQATLDKLSQTYHTIKSHQRAIEDLNSRRLQRLDMALRLAQWIVNAKASPPSEPKSLEDAIAYHLREGGFIDWARLTLPLAETHRELSTAYGKLFDTVTTIRETQSQRFAKLLKDWTAIGSTRKSVLPVEQVLETIVAPLAETNPVLFIVIDGMSLAVGYELLSDLTQRNWNLIHPEAQDTPIQAGLATIPSVTAVSRTSLFCGQLQQGQANQEKQGFTKHATLLKHCKRSAPPLLFHKAALRASDNPILSEELHSAVESDKHQIVGVVINAVDDLLSKGDQVDTAWTFARIKVLQPLLQAAQNAKRLVILTSDHGHVLDNGAQYQSAKGGERWRIDNGNPSDQELQLAGERVIASDTTSVIVPWTEKLRYCREKKNGYHGGITPQETIVPIAVLAPTGTCPQDWRETTILPPCWWDTTPIDTPEPTLFKDSQSTQKNADLGPLFNVNLV, encoded by the coding sequence ATGATATCTGCTCCTACCTTCAGCCAAATCAAAGCCCAGGTCACCGCCATTTTGCAACGGTCACCGAATAGTCAGGTCATCGGCATCCATGCCCAAGGCCGCTGGACGGGCGATCGCCAGCAATTTGACGGCGATCGATGCTATTCGATCGATCGATGCGACTCCCCTCTGGCAATGCGCATCGCCCTCCAAAAAGGACACCGAGAACGAGAAGCGGACGGCACTTGTAAGCACGCCGTCCAAGTTTTAGTCACTCCACTGGCAGAGCAAGATCTAGCAGAAGATATCCTCATGCGCTTAGCCAAACAGCGCCTGTTTGCGATCGACCCCTGGCAAATCGTCAAATCCCTCTTCCGCGCCACCAATATCGACCCCCGCCTCATCCCGCATCAGTGGATTCCTGAAGCTCTAATGGAGTGGATGCCCGCCAACCGCTATTCCCCTGTTATGGGAGGCTTCCTCGATGCCGAAATCGTTTGGCCCCTCCTGCTTCAACAGAGCCTTCACCTGCAAGCTAATCGGCCTGACCTGGTGGCTATTCTGCAATGGTCAGCCAATCCAGACCATGTGGCACGATATCAGCAGGCTTCTGAAGAATTTCAGAGCGCTGCCTGTAAATGGCTGATCGGCTTGGCAGGCTCCACCACTGAGACGATCCTTCACTGCGTGGCCCACAACCCAAGACCAGACGCCCTCCCTCTGGGACTGGCCGCTGAGGTGATGTATCACCCCGCCACCCAAAATAAGCTAGATAAAGCCATTGGCAAACTCGAAGAACGGTTCCTGGCGGGGCTTGCCCCTCAGCCTAGTGCTATGCAAATTTGGAGCACCGCTGCCCAGAAAGCCCTGAAATTATTGCCTACCGATGCCCAACAGGCCGCGATCCAACGTAGCGATGCTATTCTCACAGAAATTGGAGCAGAGGACTTTGCCTATCTGAGTACTGTCTCTGAGCAAGGGCTTAATCAACACCTAACAAACCTGAGTCAATATCTGTTCGCGCTGATCGAAAGGCCCACCCAAGCAACTCTGGATAAGCTGAGCCAGACGTATCACACGATCAAGAGCCATCAACGAGCCATTGAAGATCTCAATAGTCGTCGGTTACAGCGCCTCGATATGGCTCTGCGTCTAGCTCAGTGGATAGTTAATGCCAAAGCATCACCTCCAAGCGAGCCAAAATCTCTAGAAGATGCGATCGCCTATCACCTTAGAGAAGGTGGCTTCATCGATTGGGCCAGATTAACCTTGCCTTTAGCCGAAACCCACCGAGAACTCTCCACAGCCTACGGCAAACTGTTTGACACCGTCACCACGATTCGAGAAACCCAATCCCAACGATTTGCCAAACTGCTTAAAGATTGGACAGCCATCGGCTCCACCCGCAAGTCGGTCTTACCCGTTGAACAGGTTCTTGAAACGATTGTCGCTCCCTTAGCTGAGACAAATCCCGTCCTATTCATTGTGATTGACGGTATGAGTCTCGCCGTTGGTTATGAGTTATTGTCTGACCTCACCCAACGGAACTGGAACCTGATTCACCCTGAAGCTCAAGACACCCCCATACAAGCAGGGTTAGCCACCATCCCCTCTGTAACAGCTGTATCCCGCACCAGTCTTTTTTGCGGTCAACTACAACAAGGGCAAGCCAACCAGGAAAAACAAGGCTTCACCAAACATGCCACCTTGCTTAAACATTGCAAACGCAGTGCCCCCCCACTCCTGTTTCATAAAGCTGCTCTCCGGGCAAGCGACAATCCTATCCTCTCTGAGGAGCTACATAGCGCAGTGGAGTCCGATAAGCATCAGATTGTAGGCGTGGTCATCAACGCCGTCGATGACCTGCTGAGCAAAGGCGATCAGGTCGATACTGCCTGGACGTTTGCTCGTATCAAAGTACTGCAACCCCTTTTGCAGGCAGCCCAGAATGCTAAGCGACTGGTCATCTTAACCAGCGATCACGGCCATGTGTTGGACAATGGAGCCCAGTACCAATCAGCTAAGGGCGGTGAACGCTGGCGTATCGATAACGGTAACCCTAGCGACCAAGAGCTTCAGCTCGCGGGAGAGCGTGTCATCGCCTCAGATACCACTTCGGTAATCGTGCCCTGGACAGAAAAACTCCGCTACTGCCGCGAAAAGAAAAATGGTTATCACGGCGGAATTACTCCCCAAGAAACGATCGTCCCCATTGCAGTGTTAGCTCCTACAGGCACTTGCCCTCAAGATTGGCGAGAAACAACCATACTCCCACCATGCTGGTGGGACACTACTCCGATCGATACACCGGAGCCAACACTGTTTAAGGACTCACAATCAACACAAAAAAATGCTGACCTTGGGCCTCTATTTAACGTGAATTTGGTTTAA